GCAGTTTTGACTTCGAACTTCAGGCCGCTGCCGACGACAACGGCGTGCTGCTGTCGATCGGTCCGCAGCATAGTTTTCCGATCGACAGCCTCTTTGGCATGCTGCATCCCGGGAACGCTCAGGAACTGCTCGAGCAAGCCGTTCTTGCGGTGCCGATGTTTCAAATTCGTTGGCGCTGGAATGCAACGCGCGCGCTGGCAGTACTGCGTCAGCAAGGTGGCAAACGTGTTCCGCCCCACCTGCAAAAATTCCGCAGCGAAGATCTCCTCGCCACCACCTTTCCTGAAACGGTCGGCTGTCTCGAGAACCATCACGGCGACATTGTGGTCCCCGATCATCCACTCGTGAAACAAACGATGCACGATTGTTTGACCGAAGCGATGGATATTGTCCGCTGGACGTCGATTCTCGCCGATATCAAGAGTGGCAAGATCGAACTGGTTGCCCGCGACACACGCGAGCCTTCCCCCTTCGCTCATCAGATGCTCAACGCGCGCCCCTATGCGTTTCTCGACGATGCAGGACTTGAAGAACGACGAACGCGCGCCATCTCGACCCGCCGCAGCCTCTCGATCGACGACTACCGTGATCTCACACGACTCGATCCAGCCGCTCTTGCGCAAGTGACGCGTGAAGCTTGGCCCACGATTCGCGATGCTGAAGAACTGCACGATGCCCTCACGCATCTCGTCCTGCTGTTGCCCGAGGAAGCAGCCCCTCACGATCGACTCCTCCGGAGCTTAGCCAAGGAGGGGCGTGTCAGCTCGATCGACTATCCGGTGGTGAAGTCCGATGCTGAGCCTGCTGCTGCCTTCGTTCCCGGGCTAGGAAAAGCCTGGTTTGCTGCCGAGCGCTGGCCGGTGATTCGCGCTGTATATGGCCTCACACAGTCTGATCCTGTGGTCACACTTCCCGAGTCACTCGAAAAGCAATACGAGCCAGCCGATGCACGCGTAGAACTGGTGCGGGGCCGAATTCAACATAGCGGCCCTCTCACTGCCGCCGCACTCGCCGCGCTCTTAGGGCTGCCGAAGAATCAGGTCTTCGCAGCGCTAGAGTCCGTGGAAGCGGAAGGGTTGGTGATGCGTGGCAACTTCACCGCGATTCCGCCCGCCGATTCCTCCACTACCAAACCCGATGTCGAGTGGTGCGAGCGACGCCTTCTGTCGCGCGTCCATCGGCTGACGCTCGATGGTCTCAAGCGGCGCATCGAGGCGGTCCCTCCCGAAACGTACATCGAACTTTTGATCGAGCGGCAAGGACTCGGACAAAACGCCCAGCGTCAAGGAATCGAAGGGGTCCGCGAGACGGTGCTGCAACTTGCCGGCTTCGAGTCTCCTGCCGGTGCTTGGGAAGAAAAGCTCCTCGCCGCGCGCGTCGCGGGCTACGATCCCCAGTGGCTCGACAATCTGTTCCTCGGTGGCGAACTGATTTGGGGACGCCTCTGCCCGCCGAGTCGCGATGCGGCTAGCTCCGCAGCAGCCCTTACCCGCGCCATGCCTCTCACGATTCTGGGCCGCGAAGATCGCCACTGGATGATCCACCGCGAAGTGACCGACCAACCTCCTTTGGTCACGTCGACAGCAGCGGAAGTACTCAGGATCTTGGAGATGAAGGGGGCTCTCTTTTTTGGCGAGTTGCAGCGCCTTACGCAGCTGCTGACCACCAAACTCGAGGAAGCCCTTGCGGAACTCTCCGCGATGGGGCTGGTGAGCTGCGACACCTTCGCGGCGGTGCGACATTTGGCCGGGGGAAATGTCCGCAAAAATTCCCGCACCCGAAAAGCAACCAGCAGCGGCCCCCTGGGACGCTGGTCCCTCTTTCCAGGTGCTCTCGAGCCCCCTGCGGCCGACGATATTGCGCTGGCTTGGTGCCGACTCTTACTGCGGCGCTATGGTGTGGTGTTTCGCGATCTCTTAGCGCGGGAGTCGACGGCACCAAACTGGGGCTCGATCATTCGTATGTTTCGTCGGCTTGAATTGCGTGGCGAAGTGCGGGGAGGACGCTTCATCGCCGGTGTGGCCGGTGAGCAGTTTGCCGAAGAAGCGGTGGTGACCCGCCTACGCGACTTGCGCGACAATCCGACGACCGACTGGACCATTATCTCAGCGATTGATCCGCTAAATCTCTCGGGACTCGTGACCGAAGGGCCCCGCATTCCTGCGATTCACAAAAACGCGATTGTGATCCATCGTGGTCGCGCTGTTGCAGCGAAAGTCTCAGGACGAATCGAGTTCTTCGCGGCTGTCGATCCCTTGCTGCAAGTCGAAATGCGGCGCGCACTACAACTTGGCAAGCGTCCAGTTGGTCCCGAGAAGTTGCATGTCCGCACCGGTTCGCGGCGCACCATCATGCTTCCCGACCCCGATTCGCTCGACAGCCGACGTCGGATGGGTTGGTAGCTCGCTGGTTTTTCTTTCGCATCGCCAGAAAAAATGCTGGCTTTCTAGCTCTGCGATTTGGTAAGAAACGCTCAGCGACTTCTCGCTCCCGCCTCGCAATCTCCTTCCTCGCTTCTCGCTAGGTGATCGTATGACTCGATACCGATCGGCCGATAGTTTGCGCTCGTACCTCGTGGCCATGGTGGTTGGCTGGCTCGCGCTACTGGCCAGCGCTTCGCTTTCTGCTGCTGAGCCAGCGAAGAAACAGATGCTCGTTGGTGCTTATGCAATCGATATTTCTCCTCTCGAGTTTCCGGTGATCGTCAATGGCGGGATGACTGAGCGCACCGCCAACAGCCTTGTCGATCATCTGCATGCCCGCTGTTTCGTGCTGAGCGACGGTACCGAAACCATTGCCATCGCGGTGATCGACAACTGCATGGTTCCTCGCGATTTGCTCGATGAAGCTAAACGGATGGCATCGGAAGCGACGGGGATTAAGCCCAATCGCATGCTGATGTCATCCACCCACACGCACAGCGCGCCGAGTGTGCATGGTTGTCTGGGCAGCGGTGTCGATGAGCCTTACAGGCGGATGCTGCCAGCGCAAATCGCGAAAGGAATTGTCGAAGCCAAGAAGCGGATGATTCCTGCACGCATCGGCTGGGCTGTGGGACGCGACGAAAACAACGTCGCTTGCCGCCACTGGGTGATGGAGCCCGGCGCAGCGCCGACCAATCCGTTTGGTGGTACGAAAGACGATACCGTGATGATGCATCCGGGGCACGATAACCCGAAGAAGATCCGTGCGACGGGTGAGCCTGACCCCGAGATTCCGATCGTCAGCTTCACGAC
This window of the Pirellula staleyi DSM 6068 genome carries:
- a CDS encoding DEAD/DEAH box helicase — encoded protein: MVMEHFTPLVRQWFTARFGQPSDPQTHGWPAIAAGRHTLVAAPTGSGKTLAAFLVCLDKLVRAWQDGTLGQSTQVVYLSPLKALSNDIERNLQQPLAELSELAKQQGLGELPIRVAVRTGDTTQSDRQSMLKHPPHILVTTPESLYLLLTSVKGRGTLTEVETVIVDEIHALARDKRGSHLALSLERLAAHTSKPLQRIGLSATQRPMDAIARFLVGRGVPKPPAVAKPSRRKKKPAAQPLLEAQPYTPDVHIVDVGHVRNLDLAISVPTSELAAVCSNEQWEEVYAQLSSMIQSHRSTLVFVNTRRLAERVSHRLTELLGEEAVASHHGSLSKQIRLDAEQRLKAGKLRAIVATASLEMGIDIGYIDLVCQIGSPRSIATFLQRVGRSGHNLGATPKGRLFPLTRDELLECLALVQAVRRGDLDQIEIPEKPLDILAQQIIAMVAAEDWNEDDLFALITRAEPYHQLPRDEFDKILDMVSNGIKQGRLSGGYVHRDQIHKMLRARRGARIAAITSGGAIPEQGEYRVVVEGEGTFVGTVDEDFAIDSMIGNIFLLGNNSWQIRQIKPGEVVVADVHGAPPTIPHWFGEAPGRTIELSRQLSNLRHDLASQISDQLIDIMSRAQSDGMQCAPEDLAADVMRRCGCDAWGAEQAIRYIAAQKAALGLVPTIDKIVFERFFDESGGMQLVIHAALGSRINRAWGLALRKRFCRSFDFELQAAADDNGVLLSIGPQHSFPIDSLFGMLHPGNAQELLEQAVLAVPMFQIRWRWNATRALAVLRQQGGKRVPPHLQKFRSEDLLATTFPETVGCLENHHGDIVVPDHPLVKQTMHDCLTEAMDIVRWTSILADIKSGKIELVARDTREPSPFAHQMLNARPYAFLDDAGLEERRTRAISTRRSLSIDDYRDLTRLDPAALAQVTREAWPTIRDAEELHDALTHLVLLLPEEAAPHDRLLRSLAKEGRVSSIDYPVVKSDAEPAAAFVPGLGKAWFAAERWPVIRAVYGLTQSDPVVTLPESLEKQYEPADARVELVRGRIQHSGPLTAAALAALLGLPKNQVFAALESVEAEGLVMRGNFTAIPPADSSTTKPDVEWCERRLLSRVHRLTLDGLKRRIEAVPPETYIELLIERQGLGQNAQRQGIEGVRETVLQLAGFESPAGAWEEKLLAARVAGYDPQWLDNLFLGGELIWGRLCPPSRDAASSAAALTRAMPLTILGREDRHWMIHREVTDQPPLVTSTAAEVLRILEMKGALFFGELQRLTQLLTTKLEEALAELSAMGLVSCDTFAAVRHLAGGNVRKNSRTRKATSSGPLGRWSLFPGALEPPAADDIALAWCRLLLRRYGVVFRDLLARESTAPNWGSIIRMFRRLELRGEVRGGRFIAGVAGEQFAEEAVVTRLRDLRDNPTTDWTIISAIDPLNLSGLVTEGPRIPAIHKNAIVIHRGRAVAAKVSGRIEFFAAVDPLLQVEMRRALQLGKRPVGPEKLHVRTGSRRTIMLPDPDSLDSRRRMGW